One segment of Deinococcus sp. Leaf326 DNA contains the following:
- the purD gene encoding phosphoribosylamine--glycine ligase → MRVLVIGGGGREHAIVDACVRRGHDVLCTPGNPGIARLARILSGPQDPAALADLAVREEADVVIVGPEAYLAAGVVDACAARGVPAFGPTQAASRLEGDKAWSKAFMVRHGVPTAAYHSFADLGAALAHLGGLDFPTVVKDAGLRAGKGVTIAHTRAEAEAALREIFTQPQAQAVIEDFMTGQEVSVLALCDGERYALTPPSQDHKTIFEGDTGPMTGGMGVVCPFPLSAEQLGMIRREVIERTLAGMRSDGEPFRGVLYAGLMLTPQGPKVVEFNARFGDPEAEAVLPLLESDLAQHALDAARGELDPASVRFREGASAVVILAAPGYPAEPRKGIFLDLPEPDSGDFIYHAGTAEQGGQLVSSGGRVLAVTATAATLPGALARSYALVRRIGFPEAQYRRDIGFRLGLGHPEDSGQR, encoded by the coding sequence ATGCGCGTCCTCGTCATCGGCGGCGGCGGCCGCGAGCACGCCATCGTGGACGCCTGCGTCCGCCGCGGCCACGATGTGCTGTGCACGCCCGGCAACCCCGGCATCGCGCGGCTGGCCCGCATTCTCTCGGGCCCGCAGGACCCCGCCGCCCTGGCTGACCTCGCCGTGCGCGAGGAGGCCGACGTGGTCATCGTCGGCCCGGAGGCCTACCTCGCCGCCGGGGTGGTGGACGCCTGCGCGGCGCGGGGCGTGCCCGCCTTCGGCCCCACGCAGGCCGCCAGCCGCCTGGAGGGCGACAAGGCCTGGAGCAAGGCCTTCATGGTGCGCCACGGCGTGCCCACGGCCGCGTACCACTCGTTCGCGGACCTCGGAGCAGCGCTCGCGCACCTGGGCGGTCTGGACTTCCCGACCGTCGTCAAGGACGCGGGCCTGCGCGCAGGCAAGGGGGTGACCATCGCGCACACGCGCGCCGAGGCCGAGGCGGCGCTGCGCGAGATCTTCACGCAGCCGCAGGCCCAGGCGGTCATCGAGGACTTCATGACCGGTCAGGAGGTCAGCGTGCTGGCCCTGTGCGACGGCGAGCGCTATGCCCTCACTCCGCCCAGTCAGGACCACAAGACCATCTTCGAGGGCGACACCGGTCCCATGACCGGTGGCATGGGCGTGGTGTGCCCCTTTCCCCTAAGCGCCGAACAACTCGGCATGATCCGCCGCGAGGTCATCGAGCGTACCCTGGCTGGGATGCGTTCTGACGGCGAGCCGTTCCGGGGCGTGCTCTACGCCGGGCTGATGCTCACGCCCCAGGGGCCGAAGGTCGTCGAGTTCAACGCCCGTTTCGGCGATCCCGAGGCCGAGGCCGTGCTGCCCCTGCTGGAGAGCGACCTCGCCCAACATGCCCTGGACGCCGCGAGGGGAGAGCTCGATCCGGCCAGCGTCCGCTTCCGCGAGGGCGCGAGTGCCGTGGTTATCCTGGCCGCACCCGGCTATCCTGCCGAGCCGCGTAAGGGCATCTTCCTCGACCTGCCCGAGCCGGACAGCGGCGACTTCATTTACCACGCCGGAACGGCCGAGCAGGGCGGGCAGCTCGTGAGCAGCGGCGGGCGCGTGCTTGCCGTGACCGCCACCGCCGCCACCCTCCCCGGTGCCCTGGCCCGCAGCTACGCCCTCGTGCGCCGGATCGGTTTCCCGGAAGCGCAGTACCGCCGGGACATCGGGTTCCGCCTGGGGCTGGGCCACCCCGAGGACTCTGGGCAGCGCTGA
- a CDS encoding MBL fold metallo-hydrolase, with product MSGVSLLDLHFQDVEGVIAAYVFDTGDGLALVDTGPGSTLGALEAGLDTLGASLRDVRHVLLTHVHLDHAGAVGTVLSRVPRARAYVHERGAAHLDRPERLLASAAQIYGDQMERLWGEFLPVDPDRLKILAGGEHWRAGDLELRALYTPGHAVHHLAYVAGDDVFVGDVGGIRLSERQTPRAPTPPPDIDLEAWRTSIDTLRGLDARTLHLAHFGAYPQSDTHWDGLLDTLATDAERVKAGLDAGHSPERLAAEFTEQLLEDLAAQDPGLPDRYEFACPPWMSVQGLARYWTRRAARSGAEPQGREK from the coding sequence GTGAGCGGCGTCTCCCTGCTTGATCTGCACTTCCAGGACGTGGAAGGCGTCATCGCCGCCTACGTCTTCGACACGGGCGACGGTCTCGCGCTCGTGGACACCGGCCCCGGCAGCACGCTCGGCGCTCTGGAAGCGGGCCTGGACACCCTGGGTGCCTCGCTGCGCGACGTCCGGCACGTCCTGCTCACGCATGTGCATCTCGACCACGCGGGGGCGGTGGGCACCGTGCTGTCGCGTGTGCCCCGCGCCCGCGCCTACGTGCATGAGCGCGGCGCGGCGCACCTCGACCGTCCCGAACGGCTGCTCGCCAGCGCCGCCCAGATCTACGGCGACCAGATGGAGCGCCTGTGGGGTGAGTTCCTGCCGGTGGACCCGGACCGCCTGAAGATCCTCGCGGGCGGCGAGCACTGGCGTGCGGGCGACCTCGAACTGCGCGCCCTGTATACGCCCGGCCACGCGGTCCACCACCTCGCCTACGTGGCGGGCGACGACGTGTTCGTGGGCGACGTGGGCGGCATCCGCCTCTCGGAGCGCCAGACGCCCCGCGCCCCCACCCCGCCGCCGGATATCGACTTGGAGGCGTGGCGGACAAGTATCGACACCCTGCGCGGCCTCGACGCCCGCACCTTGCACCTCGCCCACTTCGGGGCGTACCCGCAGTCGGACACCCACTGGGACGGCCTTCTCGATACGCTCGCCACCGATGCCGAGCGCGTGAAGGCCGGTCTGGACGCTGGGCACAGCCCCGAGCGCCTCGCGGCCGAGTTCACTGAGCAACTGCTCGAAGACCTCGCGGCCCAGGACCCCGGCCTCCCGGACCGCTACGAGTTCGCCTGCCCGCCCTGGATGAGCGTGCAGGGTCTCGCGCGCTACTGGACCCGGCGCGCGGCCCGCAGCGGCGCCGAACCCCAGGGGAGGGAGAAGTGA
- a CDS encoding alpha/beta hydrolase — MPLDPSVQALLKHLAGMPLPTSIEQMRAGQSVSALPGRPVGIGPVRDLTLPGPASELPARLYTPSGEAPAAGWPLAVFFHGGGFVLGNIASHDSLCRELCASGAVAVLSVEYRLAPEFPFPAPVDDAYAAYLWAASHAAELGADPSRLGVAGDSAGASLSIAVTLRARDEGGPAPQTQLLIYPASDLLNESESRRANAEGYFLTRDMMRMFGRAYITDPAHLSHPHVSPILAELHDLPPALVLTAEFDPLHDEGVAYAQALRAAGNRVEELAGPGLIHGFANMTGVIPAAAALVDRAGAWLGEALRAREPRA, encoded by the coding sequence ATGCCCCTTGATCCCTCCGTCCAGGCTCTCCTGAAGCATCTTGCGGGGATGCCCCTGCCCACCAGCATCGAGCAGATGCGCGCCGGCCAGAGTGTCTCGGCGCTGCCGGGCCGCCCCGTGGGCATCGGCCCCGTGCGCGACCTGACGCTGCCCGGCCCCGCCTCCGAACTGCCCGCGCGCCTATATACCCCGTCGGGCGAGGCCCCGGCGGCAGGTTGGCCGCTGGCGGTGTTCTTTCACGGCGGGGGGTTCGTGCTGGGCAACATTGCCAGCCACGACAGCCTGTGCCGTGAGCTATGCGCCTCTGGCGCCGTAGCGGTCCTCAGTGTCGAGTACCGTCTCGCTCCCGAGTTTCCCTTTCCGGCCCCGGTAGACGATGCCTACGCGGCCTACCTGTGGGCGGCCTCGCACGCGGCCGAACTGGGTGCCGACCCCTCGCGCCTGGGGGTGGCGGGCGACAGCGCCGGCGCCAGCCTGAGCATCGCCGTGACCCTGCGTGCCCGCGACGAGGGCGGGCCGGCCCCGCAGACCCAGCTCCTGATCTACCCGGCCAGCGACCTCCTGAACGAGTCCGAGTCGCGCCGCGCCAACGCTGAAGGCTACTTCCTGACCCGCGACATGATGAGGATGTTCGGCCGGGCGTACATCACCGACCCCGCCCACCTGTCGCACCCGCACGTCTCGCCCATCCTGGCCGAGCTGCACGACCTGCCCCCCGCCCTGGTCCTGACCGCTGAGTTCGACCCCCTGCATGACGAGGGTGTGGCCTACGCCCAGGCCCTGCGCGCGGCGGGCAACCGCGTAGAGGAACTCGCTGGCCCCGGCCTGATCCACGGCTTCGCCAACATGACGGGCGTGATTCCCGCTGCCGCCGCCCTCGTGGACCGCGCCGGGGCCTGGCTGGGCGAGGCGCTGCGGGCGCGGGAACCACGGGCCTAG
- a CDS encoding ABC transporter ATP-binding protein — translation MIEVSHYSKRYGTHLAVSDLSFTVQPGAVFGLLGSNGAGKTTTIRALVGLTRPTSGTVRVQGFDVWREPVRAKAAFGYIPDRPYLYGKLTARELLRFVGDLYRVPNAAPEIDRWLEFFRLTDFGNELLETYSHGMRQKVAIVAALLPDPPVLIVDEPMVGLDPHAARQVRELFRAHADRGRTVLLTTHSLPLAEAVCDRLVVLDRGRVLGEGTLDDLRAQTGTEAGGVHGDSLERIFFRLLEAEQTEVARQREQAAG, via the coding sequence ATGATCGAGGTCAGCCACTACAGCAAGCGCTACGGCACCCACCTGGCCGTGTCCGACCTGAGCTTCACGGTGCAGCCGGGCGCGGTGTTCGGGCTGCTGGGCAGCAACGGCGCGGGTAAGACCACCACCATCCGCGCGCTCGTGGGCCTGACCCGCCCGACCTCGGGCACGGTGCGCGTGCAGGGGTTCGACGTGTGGCGCGAGCCGGTGCGCGCCAAGGCCGCCTTCGGGTACATCCCCGACCGGCCCTACCTGTACGGCAAGCTCACGGCGCGCGAGCTGCTGCGCTTCGTGGGCGACCTCTACCGCGTGCCGAACGCCGCCCCCGAGATCGACCGCTGGCTGGAGTTCTTCCGCCTGACCGACTTCGGCAACGAATTGCTGGAAACCTACTCGCACGGCATGCGCCAGAAGGTCGCCATCGTGGCCGCGCTGCTGCCCGACCCGCCGGTCCTGATCGTGGACGAGCCGATGGTGGGCCTGGACCCCCACGCCGCGCGGCAGGTGCGCGAACTGTTCCGGGCGCACGCCGACCGGGGCCGCACGGTGCTGCTCACCACCCACTCGCTGCCGCTGGCCGAGGCCGTGTGCGACCGCCTGGTCGTCCTCGACCGGGGCCGCGTGCTGGGCGAGGGGACCCTTGACGACCTGCGCGCCCAGACCGGTACCGAGGCGGGGGGCGTCCACGGCGACAGCCTGGAGCGCATCTTCTTCCGGCTGCTGGAGGCCGAACAGACCGAGGTCGCCCGCCAGCGCGAGCAGGCTGCCGGATGA
- a CDS encoding prephenate dehydrogenase: protein MCAASLPDTATFPFETAVVAGVGLIGGSVALGLRQRLLARRVIGYDANPEVLREAQALGVVDEIRTSPGEWLRTADLVVLASPMRTLSPLARDLAPFLNPAALVTDVGSVKSGIAAEMEALGVRQFVAGHPMAGSERGGVTHARAALLENAVWVLTPTDHTPLTALSRARELVVALGAAPVVMPPDAHDALVATVSHLPYLASLALTHMVARDERLSLLAAGGFRDLTRVASGDPRMSRDMVVENRLALREALGRFRRQLERLEADLDDPEELLAAATEGKRTRDSLPVVKRSLLPPKHDLVVAVPDRPNQIGAVTQALGAAGVNIKDIEVLAIREEGGALKLGLESPEEVARAAEILRAEGFEVRGRG, encoded by the coding sequence ATGTGCGCCGCCTCGCTGCCCGACACCGCGACCTTTCCCTTCGAGACGGCGGTGGTGGCGGGCGTGGGACTCATTGGCGGCAGCGTGGCGCTGGGGCTGCGCCAGCGGCTGCTGGCCCGCCGGGTCATCGGCTACGACGCCAACCCCGAGGTGCTGCGCGAGGCCCAGGCGCTGGGCGTGGTCGACGAGATTCGCACCAGCCCCGGCGAATGGCTGCGCACGGCCGACCTCGTGGTGCTGGCCTCGCCGATGCGGACCCTCTCGCCGCTGGCGCGCGACCTCGCGCCCTTTCTGAACCCGGCCGCCCTGGTCACCGACGTGGGCAGCGTGAAGTCGGGCATCGCCGCCGAGATGGAAGCGCTGGGCGTGCGACAGTTCGTCGCCGGGCACCCGATGGCGGGCAGCGAGCGCGGCGGGGTCACGCACGCCCGCGCCGCGCTGCTGGAAAACGCCGTGTGGGTGCTGACCCCCACGGACCACACCCCCCTGACCGCCCTGAGCCGCGCCCGTGAACTGGTCGTCGCCCTGGGAGCCGCCCCGGTGGTCATGCCGCCCGACGCGCACGACGCGCTCGTGGCGACCGTCAGTCACCTGCCGTACCTCGCCAGCCTCGCCCTGACGCACATGGTGGCCCGCGACGAGCGTCTGAGCCTGCTGGCCGCCGGAGGCTTCCGTGACCTGACCCGCGTGGCGAGCGGCGACCCGCGTATGAGCCGCGACATGGTCGTCGAGAACCGCTTGGCCCTGCGCGAGGCCCTGGGGCGTTTCCGGCGGCAGCTCGAGCGCCTGGAGGCCGATCTCGACGACCCCGAGGAACTGCTTGCCGCCGCCACCGAGGGCAAGCGCACCCGCGACAGCCTGCCGGTGGTCAAGCGCAGCCTGCTGCCCCCCAAGCACGACCTCGTGGTGGCGGTGCCCGACCGGCCCAACCAGATCGGCGCGGTGACGCAGGCGCTGGGAGCGGCGGGCGTGAACATCAAGGATATCGAGGTGCTGGCGATCCGCGAGGAGGGCGGCGCGCTGAAACTCGGCCTCGAATCGCCCGAGGAGGTCGCGCGCGCTGCCGAAATCCTGCGCGCCGAGGGCTTCGAGGTGCGCGGCCGGGGCTGA
- a CDS encoding TSUP family transporter produces the protein MPGPEVLLYGLPLAFLAGFIDAVAGGGGTITLPTLLLMGLNPAQVVATNKLLAIFGSGSATVQYWRKGHVDRALVLRLVPLALLGSALGAYLVHFVSPAAFQTLVGVVILGVGVLVLANKRFGLEDRYPGLTTRTLVLTLPGALVIGMYDGFLGPGTGTFLMFLFALAGFNLVRSSGNARAINFATNLGAFLFFLTSGQMVWWIGLPMGVANALGAMLGARMAMLRGSAFVKWMYGGIVLLVAARLFFLR, from the coding sequence GTGCCCGGCCCCGAAGTGCTGCTCTACGGTCTTCCCCTCGCCTTTCTGGCGGGCTTCATCGACGCGGTGGCGGGGGGCGGCGGCACCATCACGCTGCCCACGCTGCTCCTTATGGGACTGAACCCCGCCCAGGTCGTGGCGACCAACAAGCTGCTGGCCATCTTCGGTTCGGGCAGCGCCACCGTGCAGTACTGGCGCAAGGGCCATGTCGACCGGGCCCTGGTGCTGCGCCTGGTGCCGCTGGCCCTGCTGGGCAGCGCGCTGGGGGCCTACCTCGTGCACTTCGTGTCACCGGCCGCCTTCCAGACACTCGTCGGGGTGGTCATTCTGGGCGTAGGGGTGCTGGTGCTCGCCAACAAGCGCTTCGGGCTCGAAGACCGCTACCCCGGCCTGACGACCCGCACGCTGGTCCTCACCCTACCGGGCGCGCTGGTCATCGGCATGTACGACGGCTTTCTCGGCCCCGGCACCGGCACGTTCCTGATGTTTCTGTTCGCGCTCGCGGGCTTCAATCTGGTCCGGTCGAGTGGCAACGCCCGCGCCATCAACTTCGCCACGAACCTGGGCGCCTTCCTGTTTTTCCTCACGAGCGGCCAGATGGTGTGGTGGATCGGGCTGCCGATGGGCGTCGCCAACGCGCTGGGGGCCATGCTGGGCGCCCGGATGGCGATGCTGCGCGGCTCGGCGTTCGTCAAGTGGATGTACGGCGGCATCGTCTTGCTGGTGGCCGCACGCCTCTTTTTCCTGCGCTGA
- the msrA gene encoding peptide-methionine (S)-S-oxide reductase MsrA — protein MTNGLQGKEQAIFAGGCFWCTEAVLKDVRGVDRIESGYIGGAVPNPTYRAVCGGETGHAEAVRVTFDPAQVSYKDLLGLFMATHDPTSLNRQGADVGTQYRSAVFPLSAEQERETREVFAELGEQNVFDRPIVTTIEPATEFYVAEDYHQDYYANNPRQPYCTAVIAPKVAKLRKSYGDRLKAHTQV, from the coding sequence ATGACGAACGGACTTCAAGGCAAGGAACAGGCGATTTTCGCCGGCGGCTGCTTCTGGTGCACCGAAGCGGTCCTCAAGGATGTGCGGGGCGTGGATAGGATCGAGAGCGGCTACATCGGCGGCGCGGTGCCCAACCCCACCTACCGTGCGGTGTGCGGCGGCGAGACCGGCCACGCCGAGGCGGTGCGCGTGACCTTCGACCCTGCGCAGGTGAGCTACAAGGACCTGCTGGGCCTGTTTATGGCGACGCATGACCCGACCAGCCTCAACCGCCAGGGCGCCGACGTGGGCACGCAGTACCGCAGCGCCGTGTTTCCGCTCAGCGCCGAGCAGGAGCGTGAGACCCGCGAGGTCTTCGCCGAACTCGGCGAGCAGAACGTCTTCGACCGGCCCATTGTGACCACCATCGAGCCCGCGACCGAGTTCTACGTGGCCGAGGACTATCACCAGGACTACTACGCCAACAATCCCCGCCAGCCCTACTGCACCGCCGTGATCGCCCCCAAGGTCGCCAAGCTGCGCAAGTCCTACGGCGACCGCCTCAAGGCCCACACCCAGGTCTGA
- a CDS encoding serine/threonine-protein kinase produces MAVAGSVIGDGVRLVRLLGRGSHSAVYFAVDQEGQPRSVKVFPDHLAEFAEREYAHGAGLLHPRLAPVLARTTLEGSPALILTYARGQTLFQRYVSRPALLAERQAFLLTLTHLLDGLGYLHGRGLVHRDIKPDNIIVEPEGAAKLVDYDLSGRAFEPLPLPTRIGTGAFLSPEAARGEPQGPESDLYGVGVLLGWGIHGQLLTPGDAAPMTRDPLTPLWRSLTRPDRRARPRDAAAVRAELLELARKPLQPGGL; encoded by the coding sequence ATGGCAGTTGCCGGAAGCGTGATCGGAGACGGCGTGCGGCTCGTTCGCCTGCTCGGGCGCGGGTCGCACAGCGCCGTGTATTTCGCCGTGGACCAGGAGGGCCAGCCGCGCTCGGTCAAGGTGTTCCCGGATCACCTCGCCGAATTTGCCGAGCGCGAATACGCCCACGGTGCGGGGCTGCTCCATCCCCGCCTCGCTCCGGTGCTGGCCCGCACCACCCTGGAGGGCAGCCCGGCCCTGATCCTGACCTATGCGCGCGGGCAGACCCTGTTTCAGCGGTACGTCTCGCGTCCGGCGCTGCTGGCCGAGCGCCAGGCCTTCCTGCTCACGTTGACGCATCTGCTCGACGGCCTGGGCTACCTGCACGGACGCGGGCTGGTTCACCGCGACATCAAGCCCGACAACATCATCGTGGAGCCGGAGGGCGCCGCCAAACTGGTGGACTACGACCTCTCGGGCCGTGCCTTCGAGCCGCTGCCGCTGCCCACCCGGATCGGGACCGGCGCCTTCCTGAGCCCCGAAGCGGCGCGCGGCGAGCCGCAGGGTCCCGAGAGCGATTTGTACGGGGTGGGCGTGCTGCTGGGCTGGGGAATCCACGGTCAGCTCCTGACGCCCGGTGACGCCGCGCCCATGACCCGCGACCCGCTGACGCCGCTGTGGCGTTCGCTCACGCGCCCGGACCGCCGCGCCCGCCCCCGGGACGCCGCCGCCGTGCGGGCCGAACTGCTGGAGCTGGCGCGTAAACCCCTCCAGCCGGGCGGCCTCTGA
- the lysX gene encoding lysine biosynthesis protein LysX, producing the protein MADLAVLYDRIRPDEKMLFEALDDLCVPYDKVYTPQLKVTFDGTGRANVPWRVAIERCVSQTRGHAVTRALEAFGVQVVNPSHVIELCGDKLATNSRLAAAGLPTPRTGVAFDSAAALELIEEMGYPVVLKPTVGSWGRMVSKLNDRDAAEAVIEHKEVLGGPQHGVFYVQELIDKPERDIRAFVIGGRCVGAIYRTSGHWITNTARGGKASRCEVTPELADLALRSAAAVQGQIVAIDLVEDPQRGLLVIEINHTMEFKNSVATTGVNIPRLMGEYALSLLN; encoded by the coding sequence ATGGCCGATCTCGCTGTCCTGTACGACCGCATCCGTCCCGACGAGAAGATGCTCTTCGAGGCGCTCGACGACCTCTGCGTGCCCTACGACAAGGTGTACACGCCCCAGCTCAAGGTGACCTTCGACGGAACCGGGCGCGCAAACGTGCCCTGGCGCGTCGCCATCGAGCGCTGCGTGAGCCAGACGCGGGGACACGCCGTGACGCGTGCCCTCGAGGCCTTCGGCGTGCAGGTCGTCAATCCCTCGCACGTCATCGAGCTGTGCGGCGACAAGCTCGCCACCAACTCGCGTCTCGCGGCCGCCGGTCTGCCCACGCCGCGCACGGGGGTCGCCTTCGACAGCGCGGCAGCGCTGGAGCTAATCGAGGAGATGGGCTACCCGGTGGTCCTGAAGCCCACGGTCGGCAGCTGGGGCCGCATGGTGAGCAAGCTCAACGACCGCGACGCCGCCGAGGCGGTCATCGAGCACAAGGAAGTGCTGGGCGGGCCGCAGCACGGCGTGTTCTACGTGCAGGAATTGATCGACAAGCCCGAACGCGACATCCGCGCCTTCGTGATCGGCGGACGGTGCGTCGGGGCGATCTACCGGACCTCGGGGCACTGGATCACGAACACGGCGCGCGGCGGCAAGGCGAGCCGGTGCGAGGTCACGCCCGAACTGGCCGACCTTGCCCTGCGTTCGGCGGCGGCGGTGCAGGGCCAGATCGTCGCCATCGACCTCGTCGAGGACCCGCAGCGCGGCCTGCTGGTCATCGAGATCAACCACACCATGGAGTTCAAGAACAGCGTGGCGACCACCGGCGTGAACATTCCGCGCCTCATGGGCGAATACGCCCTGAGCCTCCTGAACTGA
- the lysW gene encoding lysine biosynthesis protein LysW: MPTVQFENPETGALIELTNPELGELVIDEDTGVEYEVVSVDPPRLEAAPQEAEDWGE; encoded by the coding sequence ATGCCTACTGTTCAATTTGAAAACCCTGAAACTGGAGCCCTCATCGAACTGACCAACCCCGAACTGGGAGAACTGGTCATTGACGAGGACACAGGCGTGGAATACGAAGTCGTCTCGGTGGACCCGCCCCGTCTGGAAGCCGCTCCGCAGGAAGCGGAGGACTGGGGCGAGTGA
- a CDS encoding Crp/Fnr family transcriptional regulator has translation MSRLDDLRQSLLFQDALPEAVQDAASAVVERQFRSGELLLQQDVPGDALLLLTRGSVRVIRMSVSGRERVMGDIYAPGVVGETAVLEGGERSATVRALEDVTVLMLYRDHFEQILRRHPRVLWNLSRLLARRVTLLNDELIALGQNTETALAHVLSSLHTQRVGAGLAQPQILPLGTQDIMNRISASRETVARVMRRLEQQGLVRTVGGTIHLLDPQRLGRLALESGDLE, from the coding sequence ATGTCCCGACTGGACGACCTTCGTCAATCCCTCCTTTTCCAAGACGCCCTTCCCGAGGCGGTGCAGGACGCGGCCAGCGCCGTCGTCGAACGCCAGTTCCGCAGCGGCGAACTCCTGCTGCAACAGGACGTGCCCGGCGACGCCCTGCTGCTGCTCACGCGGGGGTCGGTGCGCGTCATCCGCATGAGCGTGTCGGGCCGCGAGCGCGTCATGGGCGACATCTACGCGCCCGGCGTGGTCGGCGAGACGGCCGTGCTGGAGGGCGGCGAGCGCAGCGCCACCGTGCGTGCCCTGGAGGACGTGACGGTCCTGATGCTGTACCGCGACCACTTCGAACAGATCCTGCGCCGGCACCCGCGCGTACTGTGGAACCTCAGCCGCCTGCTGGCCCGCCGCGTGACCCTACTCAATGACGAACTCATCGCCCTGGGCCAGAACACCGAGACTGCCCTGGCCCACGTCCTGAGCAGCCTGCACACCCAGCGGGTCGGTGCGGGCCTCGCGCAGCCGCAGATTCTGCCTCTGGGAACCCAGGACATCATGAACCGCATCAGTGCCAGCCGCGAGACGGTCGCCCGCGTCATGCGCCGCCTGGAACAGCAGGGCCTGGTGCGCACGGTCGGCGGTACCATCCACCTGCTCGACCCGCAGCGTCTGGGCCGCCTCGCCCTGGAGTCCGGCGACCTAGAGTAA
- a CDS encoding ABC transporter ATP-binding protein codes for MPRVSLPASSGIPALRGVELRHAFGEREVLSGVTLEVRPGEVVAVTGPSGSGKSTLLHLLGGLDTPQSGEVYWAGERCDQLGVQERASRRAGRIGLVFQHHYLLEDLTVLQNLLIPTQLSGRGGPERARELLSRVGLLDRAGALPGVLSGGERQRVAVARALAAQPAAVLADEPTGSLDRAGAETVAGLLVSLAREQGAGVLLVTHDDRLAARADRTLHLLDGQLQGGAED; via the coding sequence ATGCCGCGCGTGAGCCTCCCCGCGTCTTCCGGAATCCCCGCCCTGCGGGGCGTCGAGCTGCGCCACGCTTTCGGGGAACGCGAGGTCCTGAGCGGCGTGACGCTGGAGGTGCGGCCCGGCGAGGTCGTGGCGGTCACGGGGCCGTCGGGCAGTGGCAAGAGCACCCTGCTGCACCTGCTTGGCGGCCTCGATACCCCGCAGAGCGGCGAGGTGTACTGGGCGGGCGAGCGCTGCGACCAGCTCGGTGTGCAGGAGCGGGCCTCACGGCGGGCCGGCCGCATCGGACTGGTGTTTCAGCACCACTACCTCCTCGAAGACCTGACGGTGCTGCAAAACCTCCTCATCCCGACGCAGCTTAGCGGGCGGGGCGGTCCAGAGCGGGCGCGCGAGCTGCTCTCGAGGGTAGGCCTGCTCGACCGCGCCGGCGCGCTGCCGGGGGTTCTCAGCGGCGGCGAGCGCCAGCGCGTGGCGGTGGCCCGCGCCCTGGCCGCGCAGCCCGCCGCCGTGCTGGCCGACGAACCGACCGGCAGCCTCGACCGCGCCGGGGCCGAGACGGTGGCCGGTCTACTCGTGTCTCTGGCCCGCGAGCAGGGCGCAGGCGTGCTGCTCGTCACCCACGACGACCGCCTCGCCGCGCGCGCCGACCGCACCCTGCACCTGCTCGACGGCCAACTTCAGGGCGGCGCCGAGGACTGA